TAGATTGCGGTCACGCTGAAATAGACCTCGAAGCTTCGGAAAGTGTCGGATTCGATTCGTTGGGCCGCAGAGGTCAACTCGTAGGCGGCGATCGAAGTGCAGACCGAAGTCGTCAAGGTCAGCATCACGAACTGGCTGGTCAGGGACGGATAAATCGCCCGCAGAGCCGGCTTCAGAACGATCAGCCGGAACACATCGGCCTTGTGCAAGCCCAACGCGAAACCTGCCTCAACCTGTCCCTTGTTCACGCTTTCCACGCCGCCTCGAATAATCTCGATCGCATAAGCGCCGCCATTGATCCCCAGCGCGATAATAGCGGTAGCGGTGGGGTTCAATCGGATGCCCATGAGCGGAAGTGCGAAGTAGATGAAGAATATCTGCACCAGGAACGGTGTGTTTCGGACAATCTCGACGAAGGCAATTACCGGAGATTGAACGAGTTTGTTCTTGGATGTTCTTGCAGCAACGCCGAGAATACCGATGGCGAGCGCAAGGATCATTCCGGCAACCGCGAGACCGAGCGTCCCAAGCGAACCCCAAAACAATTCCGGGGCGCGGTCGAAGACCGCACCAAAATCGAACGTATAACCCATATGTTGACTTCCTCCCTCCGGCGCGACTCACGCCTCGCCGGCGCCGGATCAGCAATCCGGCCCGAATAATCCTTCGGCCTTGTCGTACAGATTCTTCAAATGCGCCTCAGGCGGGGCGGACCCCGTGAGCGGCACCTCAACCGAGATCGCAGCGCAGCCATCGAACGCTGCGATGAGTTCCTTTAACGGCAGTTCGCCCTCTCCCGGCGCGAACCGCCCGCCTCTAGCTTCAGCGATCATTTCCTCTGTCGTCACCGGCGCCGGTCCAGCGACATCGCACAACTGAACGTGCTTTACCCAGCGGATCTCGGTCGCCAGCGTGGCGAGCGTGCCGCCATTCCTGAAGAAATGTACTCCGTCCACGAGGGCGCCGGCATTGCGGGCGCCACTCGACTTCACAATACTGACGCTGTCTTGGAAGGTTCTCGTCACCCGCCAACCCATGTTCTCGACATCGACAGCCAAGCCGTAGCGGTCCGCAAGGCCGCAGAGATCCGAAAAGTTCGATACCAATCTGGATTGATCCGGATCATCTCCGCAGACACTGAGCCGGCGTGCTCCAATATTCGCAGCCGCGGCGACTATGGCCTCCATCGACGACGCGTCGAACGAGGGGTCGATTACGAAAAACTCGATATCGAAAACCTCGACGCCCTCACCGGCAAGCACGAATTTCAGCTCGCCTGCAGCCGGACCACCGACAGGCAACTCGTAGTAGGGCGCACCAGGGAACGCCGGATGCAGCCTGAGCCCGATCCTGGAGAACCCCGCGCGCGCTGCGGCCTTCGCAAACTCCACGGGAGGCAGCAATATCGATGAAAAGTGCGCGACACCAATCGGGGGCGCCGATTTCGATGTTGCGGCGGCCATCACACGATTCCCTTCGTCGCGAGATGGTTGCGCAGATTGGTGCCGGTGCGATGAATGTGCTGGCGGAGCTTGTCGCAGGCATAGTCGGCATCACGCGCGACTGCGCCCTGGGCAATCTCGCTATGCTCCTGCCCGACGTTGCGATCGCCCGACGTACGGATCAGGAAGACGCGGCGATATCGGTCGTTGAGATTGAGCAGAAGACTGCAAAAATGAAGTAGCAGAGGTTTCCCGCAGCCCGAGATCAGCGTCAGGTGGAACTCGCGGTGAAGCGCCTCCCAGTGCTCCAGCGTTTCAGGATGCGCGGCGTCGCGCTCCGTACGGTTTAGACGATGAAGCGCACGCATGACGTTGCCCTCCCAATCGACGTCTCCGAGACGCATGGATTCACGCAGCGCGAACACTTCGAGTTCTTCGCGTAGGCTGGTGACCTCTTCGAGATTAGCCAGGGAGATCGGCGCGACGCGATAGCCTCTATTGTCCTGAAACTCGACCAGACCGTCTGAAATGAGCCGGGCCAGACCCTCCCGCAACGGGCTCAGGCTGACATTGAAAATCTTCCGCGCCTTGTCGAGATTGATCTTGCTGCCCGCTTCCAGTTCACCGGAGATGATCGCCTCCCGAAGGCGCCATGCGAGCTGACTGCCGATGGTGTTCTTGCCATCGTCGAGGAAGCCGGCTGACGGTGCGTCTTCTGTCAACGGCCCAAGTGAGCTGTCGTCGGCCGAGTCCATCTTTCCTCCAAAAGCGATCGCAAAGTTTCGATAATCGATATGATAAACGATTATTGTTGTCAACTTGAATACGTGAGAAGTCGCTAGATATCTATGTCTGCGTCCTGACAAAAACTATTTTATGATGTAATTACAATACGTTAAATCAAAATCAATCACGCTTCCTCC
This DNA window, taken from Rhizobium etli CFN 42, encodes the following:
- a CDS encoding GntR family transcriptional regulator, with amino-acid sequence MDSADDSSLGPLTEDAPSAGFLDDGKNTIGSQLAWRLREAIISGELEAGSKINLDKARKIFNVSLSPLREGLARLISDGLVEFQDNRGYRVAPISLANLEEVTSLREELEVFALRESMRLGDVDWEGNVMRALHRLNRTERDAAHPETLEHWEALHREFHLTLISGCGKPLLLHFCSLLLNLNDRYRRVFLIRTSGDRNVGQEHSEIAQGAVARDADYACDKLRQHIHRTGTNLRNHLATKGIV
- a CDS encoding amino acid ABC transporter permease encodes the protein MGYTFDFGAVFDRAPELFWGSLGTLGLAVAGMILALAIGILGVAARTSKNKLVQSPVIAFVEIVRNTPFLVQIFFIYFALPLMGIRLNPTATAIIALGINGGAYAIEIIRGGVESVNKGQVEAGFALGLHKADVFRLIVLKPALRAIYPSLTSQFVMLTLTTSVCTSIAAYELTSAAQRIESDTFRSFEVYFSVTAIYLVISSLMMGIFALISRSYFNYPTR
- a CDS encoding sugar phosphate isomerase/epimerase family protein yields the protein MAAATSKSAPPIGVAHFSSILLPPVEFAKAAARAGFSRIGLRLHPAFPGAPYYELPVGGPAAGELKFVLAGEGVEVFDIEFFVIDPSFDASSMEAIVAAAANIGARRLSVCGDDPDQSRLVSNFSDLCGLADRYGLAVDVENMGWRVTRTFQDSVSIVKSSGARNAGALVDGVHFFRNGGTLATLATEIRWVKHVQLCDVAGPAPVTTEEMIAEARGGRFAPGEGELPLKELIAAFDGCAAISVEVPLTGSAPPEAHLKNLYDKAEGLFGPDC